The Nitrosomonas sp. sh817 genome includes a window with the following:
- the rluB gene encoding 23S rRNA pseudouridine(2605) synthase RluB: MKVNKPFRLPRKKTPAASRVPAKAIATAPDKQPPETPKSLAKQPAASFKLQKVLAQKGLGSRREMEELIAAGQVTLNGQVAQLGDRAGPDDVIRIGRRTIRVHFNEELPKVLLYHKPEGEIVSRDDPQGRSSVFDKLPHLRSSKWIAVGRLDFNTSGLLIFTSDGVLANRLMHPRFEMEREYAVRILGELTEEQMKQLTTGVPLDDGQAAFTYLADEGGEGANHWYRVILKEGKNREVRRMFEAIGITVSRLMRVRFGPINLPPRLKRGQWLELDEKETRRLLALIKRDVM, translated from the coding sequence ATGAAAGTCAACAAACCATTCCGCCTCCCGAGGAAAAAAACACCGGCAGCCTCGCGTGTTCCCGCTAAGGCGATCGCAACGGCGCCAGATAAACAACCTCCGGAAACACCCAAATCACTCGCCAAGCAGCCAGCGGCAAGTTTTAAGCTGCAAAAAGTGTTGGCGCAAAAAGGATTGGGGTCTCGACGGGAGATGGAAGAGTTGATTGCCGCCGGGCAAGTTACTTTGAATGGCCAGGTTGCGCAACTCGGTGACCGTGCCGGACCGGACGATGTGATTCGTATCGGCAGGCGAACCATCCGTGTTCATTTCAATGAAGAATTACCCAAAGTTCTGTTGTACCACAAGCCTGAAGGAGAAATTGTCAGCCGGGACGATCCGCAAGGCCGCTCGTCGGTGTTCGATAAATTACCGCATCTGCGGTCATCGAAGTGGATTGCAGTCGGACGCCTCGATTTCAACACCAGCGGTTTGCTGATTTTCACCAGCGATGGCGTGCTGGCTAACCGCTTGATGCACCCCCGGTTTGAGATGGAACGCGAATACGCGGTACGGATACTCGGTGAGTTGACCGAGGAACAAATGAAACAATTAACCACCGGCGTACCGCTCGATGATGGGCAAGCGGCGTTCACCTATCTGGCCGACGAGGGAGGCGAGGGCGCTAATCACTGGTATCGTGTCATTTTAAAGGAAGGCAAAAACCGTGAAGTGCGACGCATGTTTGAAGCGATTGGCATCACCGTCAGCCGCTTGATGCGCGTGCGCTTTGGACCAATCAATTTGCCGCCGCGTCTTAAACGCGGGCAATGGTTGGAGCTCGATGAAAAAGAAACGCGACGGTTATTGGCGCTGATCAAACGCGATGTAATGTAA
- the rpsT gene encoding 30S ribosomal protein S20 encodes MANSAQARKRARQAIKRRAHNVHLRSQLRTAIKSVRKAIAGGDKEAAKSVFIDSVGTIDSIAGKGIIHKNKASRYKSRLSSAIKLMN; translated from the coding sequence ATGGCTAATAGTGCACAAGCGAGAAAACGTGCTAGACAAGCTATCAAAAGAAGAGCGCATAATGTTCATTTGCGATCGCAACTGCGTACCGCCATTAAGTCGGTAAGAAAAGCAATTGCGGGTGGCGATAAAGAAGCGGCTAAAAGTGTGTTTATTGATTCAGTGGGAACGATCGATTCAATAGCCGGTAAAGGTATTATTCATAAAAATAAAGCATCACGTTACAAAAGCCGATTGTCTTCAGCGATTAAGTTGATGAATTAA
- a CDS encoding multiheme c-type cytochrome, which translates to MNAKSWLKRGALMLGLVIAGGLQAGNIPSVPNELYEALKLDREKVSPKELYEAVVKRYKDPEQGAGRGTLAQYWEPIPYGIYLDPATFYKSPTTNKEIASRKECVECHTDESPVWVQAWKRSTHANLDKVRNLKPSDPTFYKKAKLEEVEKNLRSMGKLAEGENLKEVGCIDCHVEPNAKKKADHTKDIIMPTADVCGTCHLAEFVERESERDTMIWPHDQWPDGRPSHALDYKANVETTVWAAMPQREVAEGCSMCHTNQNKCDSCHTRHEFSAAESRKPEACATCHSGVDHNNWEAYSMSKHGKMVSMLGDKWNWEAPLKDAYAVGGQNAPTCAGCHMEYEGEYSHNMVRKIRWANYPFVPGIAENIRSEWSEARLDSWVVTCTQCHSERFARSYLELMDKGTLEGLAKYQEANAIVHQLYKEGLLTGQKTNRPAPPAPEKEGYAYFAQLFWSKGNSPAAIELKVLEMHENDLAKMHVGLAHVNPGGWTYTEGWGPINRAYVEIQDENTRIREMVALQERVKNLETKKTSLLDLDGTAEKISLGGLGGGMLLAGTLALAGWRRRKQSEA; encoded by the coding sequence ATGAATGCCAAGAGCTGGCTGAAGAGAGGGGCGCTGATGTTAGGGCTCGTGATAGCAGGGGGATTGCAAGCGGGGAACATACCGAGTGTGCCGAACGAGCTGTACGAAGCGCTGAAGCTGGATCGGGAGAAAGTATCGCCGAAGGAATTATATGAAGCGGTAGTGAAGCGTTACAAGGATCCTGAACAAGGAGCCGGGCGCGGCACACTGGCGCAATACTGGGAACCGATACCGTACGGGATTTATTTAGACCCGGCGACATTTTACAAATCGCCGACCACAAACAAAGAAATAGCGAGCCGTAAGGAATGCGTGGAATGCCATACGGACGAATCACCGGTCTGGGTACAAGCATGGAAACGCAGCACCCATGCGAACTTGGACAAGGTGCGTAACTTAAAACCGAGCGATCCGACTTTTTACAAGAAAGCCAAACTGGAAGAAGTAGAAAAGAACCTTCGCTCGATGGGCAAACTGGCGGAAGGTGAGAACCTGAAAGAAGTCGGCTGTATCGACTGCCACGTAGAACCGAACGCGAAGAAAAAAGCGGATCACACCAAAGACATCATCATGCCGACAGCGGATGTGTGCGGCACCTGTCACTTGGCGGAATTTGTCGAACGTGAATCGGAAAGAGACACGATGATCTGGCCGCATGACCAATGGCCGGATGGACGTCCATCGCACGCGCTGGACTACAAAGCCAACGTAGAGACCACGGTATGGGCGGCGATGCCACAACGAGAAGTAGCGGAAGGCTGCTCGATGTGCCACACCAACCAAAACAAATGTGACTCCTGCCACACCCGCCACGAATTCTCGGCAGCGGAATCGCGCAAACCGGAAGCCTGTGCTACCTGTCATAGCGGTGTAGACCACAACAACTGGGAGGCGTACTCGATGTCCAAGCACGGCAAGATGGTATCGATGCTGGGCGACAAATGGAACTGGGAAGCACCGCTGAAAGACGCCTATGCAGTAGGTGGACAAAACGCACCGACCTGTGCGGGCTGCCACATGGAATACGAAGGCGAATACAGCCATAACATGGTAAGAAAGATCCGCTGGGCAAACTATCCGTTTGTACCGGGCATAGCGGAAAACATCAGAAGCGAATGGTCGGAAGCGCGATTGGACTCATGGGTAGTCACGTGTACCCAATGCCACTCCGAACGTTTTGCACGCTCTTACCTGGAACTGATGGACAAAGGCACCCTGGAAGGGCTGGCGAAATACCAGGAAGCCAACGCAATCGTACATCAACTGTATAAAGAAGGCCTGTTGACAGGACAAAAAACCAACCGTCCTGCACCACCGGCACCGGAAAAAGAAGGTTACGCCTACTTTGCGCAACTGTTCTGGTCGAAAGGCAACAGCCCAGCGGCGATCGAGCTGAAAGTACTGGAAATGCACGAAAACGACCTGGCCAAGATGCACGTAGGATTGGCGCACGTCAACCCAGGTGGATGGACTTACACCGAAGGTTGGGGACCGATCAACCGCGCGTATGTTGAAATTCAAGACGAAAACACCCGCATCCGTGAAATGGTTGCACTGCAAGAACGTGTTAAAAATCTTGAAACCAAGAAAACCAGCTTACTCGACTTAGACGGCACAGCAGAGAAAATCTCTCTGGGCGGTTTAGGTGGTGGCATGCTACTGGCCGGAACACTGGCATTGGCAGGCTGGCGCAGACGTAAGCAAAGCGAAGCTTGA
- the haoB gene encoding hydroxylamine oxidation protein HaoB, whose protein sequence is MIGADTTDRTTKVVRSGDKLLPSLGILLVTGGLLLLGWFAYLWFKPIPAPYQYQLIAEGDVQKFGKMGLEDWPELKLSEYKVKAEGIDKPIAEFIVAQQNAEPPVLIYWKNSTNEVLYNFDRKPSELTVLATAISKYAPKDALILSWWDTSRQIKLLTGRDTFFTNHLNEPLMIPVPWLEQSEAIRAYEKQFWESKPDAKELERFKQFSGALAAPAEEGIKQLRQLIGSDRETYLIVHVTDLYKLGLMYPEEIGVAYQNFPMTGNMHGLINQMKVQVKENNFDTYTLQSLSDNEIRVFFLSDEKSSQTLLARMLPFVDKPAPTELELAQLIYQQGGYWVYKLP, encoded by the coding sequence TTGATAGGCGCTGACACGACAGATCGCACTACCAAAGTAGTGCGATCGGGAGACAAGCTGCTCCCGTCATTAGGGATACTCCTGGTGACGGGAGGTTTGCTTTTGTTAGGCTGGTTTGCCTATCTTTGGTTTAAACCGATACCGGCGCCTTATCAATACCAACTGATAGCGGAAGGCGATGTGCAAAAATTCGGCAAAATGGGGCTGGAAGACTGGCCTGAGCTGAAGCTAAGCGAATACAAAGTCAAAGCGGAAGGAATCGACAAACCGATCGCGGAATTTATCGTCGCCCAACAAAACGCTGAGCCCCCGGTATTGATTTACTGGAAGAACAGCACCAACGAAGTACTCTATAACTTCGACCGCAAGCCATCGGAACTGACGGTACTGGCAACCGCAATCAGCAAATACGCACCGAAAGACGCATTGATACTCAGCTGGTGGGACACCTCACGGCAAATCAAACTGCTCACCGGACGCGACACTTTCTTTACCAACCACCTGAACGAACCGCTGATGATACCGGTTCCATGGCTGGAACAAAGTGAAGCGATACGCGCGTATGAAAAGCAATTCTGGGAAAGCAAACCCGACGCCAAAGAACTGGAACGCTTCAAACAATTCAGCGGGGCACTAGCGGCGCCAGCGGAAGAAGGCATCAAACAACTGCGGCAACTGATAGGATCCGACCGGGAAACCTACCTGATCGTACACGTAACCGACTTATACAAACTGGGACTCATGTACCCGGAAGAAATTGGCGTCGCCTATCAAAACTTCCCGATGACAGGCAACATGCACGGCCTCATCAACCAAATGAAAGTACAGGTGAAGGAAAACAACTTTGACACCTACACCCTGCAATCGTTGTCGGACAATGAAATCCGGGTATTCTTCCTAAGCGACGAAAAGAGCAGCCAAACATTGCTGGCCAGAATGTTGCCGTTTGTAGACAAACCAGCACCGACAGAACTGGAACTGGCGCAGCTGATCTATCAACAAGGCGGCTACTGGGTATACAAACTGCCGTAG
- a CDS encoding DUF2939 domain-containing protein: MNKLTIATMALIILAIGYIAAGPYLALSGTKVALENNDSVKLQTHIDFQVLKQNLKDQINASAFQSSMGDANSPFSALAAGIVTTITDKAIDAMVTPSGIMAALSNKGFEGSVFDKKHKLFKDATISFDSHDMASIWVPVENSENARFVLKREGIDWKLINIIVPNLHQIFH; the protein is encoded by the coding sequence ATGAATAAACTGACAATCGCAACCATGGCGTTGATTATCCTGGCAATTGGTTACATTGCCGCTGGGCCGTACCTCGCACTTTCCGGCACTAAGGTGGCGCTGGAAAATAACGATTCGGTTAAGCTGCAAACACACATTGACTTCCAAGTGCTCAAGCAGAACCTGAAAGATCAAATAAATGCTTCTGCTTTTCAGTCTTCTATGGGAGATGCAAACAGTCCGTTTTCAGCACTGGCTGCTGGTATCGTCACCACCATAACAGACAAGGCCATCGATGCAATGGTTACACCGAGTGGGATTATGGCTGCTTTGAGTAATAAAGGTTTTGAAGGTAGTGTGTTCGACAAGAAACATAAGCTTTTCAAGGATGCTACGATCAGTTTTGATTCACACGATATGGCATCGATCTGGGTACCAGTTGAAAATTCTGAAAATGCACGTTTCGTCTTAAAGCGCGAAGGCATCGACTGGAAGTTGATCAATATCATCGTACCAAATCTGCATCAAATTTTTCACTAA
- the cycA gene encoding cytochrome c-550 CycA, which translates to MKHPIAYILSILAAALFSSAALADFEGRTKCSSCHKSQAKSWKDTAHAKAMESLKPGARKEAKIKAKLDPDKDYTQDKDCVGCHVDGWGKKGGYTIETAKKPLAAVGCESCHGGGKNYRGDHRKAGQAFESKGTTTQRKVVADKGQDFHFEEACAACHLNYEGSPWKGAKAPYTPFTPEVDAKYKFDFDKMVKDVKAMHEHYKLDGTFVGEPKFKYHDEFQASAKEKTADKKGKGKE; encoded by the coding sequence ATGAAACACCCGATCGCATACATACTATCAATATTGGCAGCGGCATTATTTTCCAGTGCGGCACTGGCGGATTTTGAAGGACGCACCAAATGCAGCTCCTGCCACAAATCGCAAGCGAAATCCTGGAAAGACACCGCGCATGCCAAGGCGATGGAATCATTAAAGCCTGGCGCCCGCAAAGAAGCCAAGATCAAAGCGAAGCTGGATCCGGACAAAGACTACACGCAAGATAAAGACTGCGTAGGCTGTCACGTTGACGGCTGGGGTAAGAAAGGCGGCTACACCATTGAAACAGCGAAAAAGCCACTCGCGGCGGTTGGCTGTGAATCCTGTCATGGCGGCGGCAAGAACTACCGAGGAGATCACCGCAAAGCAGGTCAAGCATTTGAAAGCAAAGGCACCACCACACAGCGTAAAGTGGTTGCAGACAAAGGACAAGACTTTCATTTTGAAGAAGCCTGTGCAGCCTGTCACTTAAACTACGAAGGTTCACCGTGGAAAGGCGCGAAAGCACCGTACACACCGTTCACACCGGAAGTAGACGCGAAATACAAGTTTGACTTTGACAAGATGGTCAAAGACGTCAAAGCGATGCACGAACACTACAAACTGGACGGCACTTTCGTAGGCGAACCGAAATTCAAGTATCACGATGAATTCCAAGCAAGCGCCAAGGAAAAAACAGCGGACAAAAAAGGTAAAGGGAAAGAGTAA
- a CDS encoding calcium-binding protein, translated as MNDRQLEIIRTVVAMFDAAPGARYLREFEAFANNAGTVKALAAALAQTGVFQNSFYSDTLSNNTFARQFVENIAGSLVAREHKSWAIAEIEKLLNAGESRGGVMHWAAAALAAVDPDNAAWGAAARQLNNKIEVAAHYSVDLKGAAVSLTVLQAILAQVTDDPSTVGSAKALVESGIAGKAVDGYIKDAVVFADLDGNGSISPGELSATTDASGGFTLPGVNAFGQLIVSGGIDIATGKAFEGRMLAPPGATVINPLTTLLVKLEQADAKVAGDAAAKLTAALGLPFAFPFLHYDPIYEANRTDTPAAETAEAVAIQAMIAKIQIAVSQTAAFLSGTGVPADEAALIDLAYEALAANIASAAKPVDLTASGFIAQVIQDTTVLAGADNAMLFKVGAMLDEVAVAIAYLNRAVDNEVADSDTIAHSLASIAAIQIVSENIENLLQTGAAQESIRSATALAEGTALTSAIEAAGALVGDVTGDGKADPLPSSSIPSSGGSAPSAPSTTSSGYLATDATAFSGTAADDTLSISTSAAWTPLVMTAVLLDGGGGSNTLSVQDGSSIAAALVVNFSNLSFDATGVAGTHDVTLSASQNQMFTGTITATGSGVNSERIIITGDGAVTTLSGVEQYSIGDDSTNARTITVSQAGTSVTADSSNDAVTFNAGALAITGTLTGDSTVDDVLSLSNGADISGATITQIEALTLASGATVTMKASQNQAFTGAVTAPGSGASGEKIIVTGDGAVTALSSIETYELGDDSTNARSVTTGSAAVNLIANQASDTVTVNAASLAQNTALTIADTSASALTVSSLVGDLIATKLTGALTVTTANAADNGISITTGSAAASINVAAGAASDTVSIDAAALANNTSLTVTSGGAAAGTVNVTGLSGNLTVSNPTSGMIGVAVTDNTVDNGIAITAAAANLAITGVADGDTVTVTGFTGSTLTGAIGGTTGKFNITAGTGTSSISTGTGDDTFTFAAGTGLTSADTVDGGTGTDTVALTSNTAVAATNFNNVKNIEVITVANTNTAVAITTQDTLVAAGATLTLSNAANSGILTFNGSAETNGQFKITGGTGVDNITGGAGDDIFTFVAGTGLTTDTVSGGTGTDTVTLTGTTAVTATHFNNVSNIEAITLPDMVNTSVAITTVNALVASGATLTLSNTANAGVLTFNGAAETDGHFKITGGSGNDTITGGSGNDTLTGGSGGDSITAGTGSDTLSGELGNDTFTLAAVSGLTQADVIDGGAGSDTVALTGNTAFTASNDFDNVSNIETITLANTNTAVSITTKDTLVAAGATLTLSTSTTGGLTFNGAAETGGAFSITSSGASNDTITGGSDADSITCGTGTDSIAGGGGDDTITFAAGTGLTTADTVDGGSGVDTVALTGTTAVAATNFDNVSNIEVITVANTTTAVAITTKDALVAAGATLTLQATTLTSGVLTFDGSAETNGTFIITGGGAGDTIKGGSGNDTLDGGAGSNNITPGLGNDTVTSGSGNDIFSFAAVAGLTSADSVDGGSGTDTVALTGNMAFTAVNDFDAVKNIEAITLSNTNTDVSITTKDTLVSASAALTLTNAANSGVLTFNGSAETDGTFTVSGGTGNDVITGGSGNDTLSGGTGNDTLVGGSGNDTITSGAGSDSITGNGGADSITLGSSANDNTRQTIIYSAAADGAASGASSGADSVIQFDANANDATDDWIQIISTLKALLDDDSDNSLDYSAADGADGGNQAIVGGADQEATVLADAEIEIALSAFTTPGLANVIAELNEEIDFSGIATGGGHLFILNFSTTQSAVVLYTAATGGDDTVDAADLQVMGIVTHNDGTGLAAGNLTF; from the coding sequence ATGAATGACAGACAACTTGAAATCATCCGGACGGTGGTGGCAATGTTCGATGCGGCGCCCGGCGCGCGGTATTTAAGGGAATTCGAAGCATTCGCTAATAACGCCGGGACTGTAAAAGCGCTTGCCGCTGCGCTTGCGCAAACCGGAGTTTTTCAAAACTCATTTTATTCCGATACGTTATCCAACAACACATTCGCCCGGCAGTTTGTGGAAAATATCGCCGGTTCGCTGGTGGCCAGGGAGCATAAATCCTGGGCAATCGCAGAAATCGAGAAGTTGCTGAATGCCGGTGAATCACGCGGCGGCGTGATGCATTGGGCGGCTGCGGCGCTGGCGGCGGTTGATCCGGACAATGCTGCATGGGGAGCGGCTGCCCGGCAATTGAATAACAAAATCGAGGTGGCGGCTCACTACTCCGTCGATCTCAAGGGAGCGGCGGTCAGCCTGACGGTTTTGCAAGCGATTCTCGCGCAGGTGACTGACGACCCGTCAACGGTTGGTTCGGCTAAAGCGCTTGTTGAGTCGGGCATTGCCGGAAAAGCCGTCGATGGCTATATCAAGGATGCCGTGGTATTTGCGGATCTGGACGGCAATGGCAGCATCAGCCCCGGAGAGCTTTCCGCTACGACCGATGCATCGGGCGGTTTTACGTTGCCGGGAGTCAACGCGTTTGGTCAATTGATCGTGTCGGGCGGGATCGATATTGCGACCGGGAAAGCGTTTGAAGGGCGCATGCTGGCGCCGCCCGGCGCTACCGTCATCAATCCGCTGACGACGCTGCTCGTCAAGCTGGAACAGGCTGATGCCAAGGTTGCCGGGGATGCGGCGGCCAAACTTACGGCAGCGCTGGGATTGCCGTTCGCTTTTCCATTCCTGCATTACGACCCCATCTACGAAGCCAACCGCACCGATACCCCAGCCGCTGAAACCGCGGAAGCGGTGGCGATTCAGGCAATGATTGCCAAGATCCAAATTGCAGTCAGTCAAACAGCCGCTTTTCTAAGCGGCACCGGCGTGCCGGCGGACGAAGCGGCGCTAATCGATTTGGCCTATGAGGCATTGGCCGCGAACATCGCCAGCGCCGCCAAGCCGGTCGATTTAACCGCCAGCGGTTTCATTGCGCAAGTGATTCAAGATACCACGGTGCTGGCAGGCGCTGACAATGCGATGCTGTTTAAAGTCGGCGCGATGCTGGATGAGGTCGCGGTCGCGATTGCGTACCTGAACCGTGCAGTCGATAACGAGGTGGCCGACAGTGACACGATAGCGCACAGTCTGGCGAGCATTGCAGCGATACAGATCGTGTCCGAAAATATCGAAAATTTGTTACAAACGGGCGCGGCGCAAGAGAGTATTCGCAGTGCGACAGCCTTGGCCGAAGGCACGGCGCTGACCAGTGCGATTGAGGCGGCAGGTGCATTGGTTGGCGATGTTACCGGCGACGGCAAAGCTGATCCGCTGCCGTCCTCGTCGATCCCTTCGAGTGGCGGTTCGGCGCCCTCTGCGCCATCCACTACTTCCTCGGGATACTTGGCAACCGATGCAACGGCGTTCAGCGGGACTGCGGCGGACGATACCTTATCGATTTCAACGTCGGCGGCGTGGACACCGCTAGTAATGACGGCAGTGCTATTGGACGGCGGGGGCGGCAGTAATACCTTGAGCGTCCAGGACGGATCGAGCATTGCTGCTGCATTGGTCGTCAATTTTTCCAACTTGAGTTTCGATGCAACCGGCGTGGCCGGTACGCATGATGTCACCCTGTCGGCGTCGCAAAACCAGATGTTTACCGGAACCATCACTGCAACCGGCAGCGGCGTCAACAGCGAAAGAATCATCATCACCGGCGACGGCGCGGTAACCACGTTATCCGGTGTGGAGCAATACAGCATCGGCGATGACTCCACCAATGCGCGAACAATCACCGTTAGCCAGGCGGGGACCAGCGTTACGGCTGATTCATCGAACGATGCCGTGACCTTCAACGCCGGCGCGTTAGCAATTACAGGCACGCTGACCGGCGATTCAACCGTTGACGACGTGTTGAGTTTGAGTAACGGCGCGGACATCAGCGGCGCCACGATTACTCAAATCGAAGCACTGACGTTGGCATCCGGTGCTACAGTGACGATGAAAGCCAGTCAGAATCAGGCGTTCACCGGTGCTGTCACGGCGCCGGGCAGCGGTGCGAGTGGAGAAAAAATCATCGTCACCGGCGACGGCGCGGTAACGGCGTTATCCAGTATTGAAACCTACGAGCTGGGCGACGACAGCACCAATGCGCGATCCGTAACCACCGGGTCGGCTGCGGTGAATCTGATTGCCAATCAAGCCAGCGACACGGTGACTGTCAATGCGGCATCGCTGGCGCAGAATACGGCATTAACCATCGCTGATACCAGCGCTTCGGCGTTGACAGTCAGCAGCCTGGTGGGCGATCTGATTGCGACCAAATTGACCGGCGCGTTGACCGTAACCACTGCAAACGCCGCCGATAACGGCATCAGTATCACCACCGGTTCGGCGGCGGCTTCGATCAATGTTGCTGCCGGCGCGGCATCCGATACGGTCAGCATCGATGCGGCTGCTTTGGCTAACAATACCAGCCTGACTGTTACTTCCGGCGGTGCGGCTGCGGGTACCGTGAATGTTACCGGTCTGAGCGGCAATCTGACGGTATCGAATCCCACCAGCGGTATGATTGGCGTGGCTGTTACCGATAACACGGTGGATAACGGCATTGCGATTACTGCGGCGGCGGCCAACCTTGCGATTACCGGCGTCGCCGACGGCGATACCGTGACAGTGACGGGGTTTACCGGTTCGACCTTGACCGGCGCGATCGGCGGCACCACCGGAAAATTTAACATTACCGCCGGTACCGGCACCAGCAGCATTTCTACCGGCACAGGTGATGACACCTTTACGTTTGCCGCCGGAACCGGGCTCACCAGCGCGGATACTGTCGATGGCGGTACCGGCACCGACACGGTGGCGCTGACCAGCAATACCGCAGTGGCCGCGACCAACTTCAACAACGTCAAGAATATCGAGGTCATCACGGTTGCCAATACCAATACGGCCGTGGCGATTACCACGCAGGACACGCTGGTCGCGGCTGGTGCGACTTTAACCCTGTCGAATGCGGCTAATTCCGGCATTCTGACTTTCAACGGCAGCGCCGAAACCAACGGTCAGTTCAAGATCACCGGCGGCACCGGTGTCGATAACATTACCGGCGGCGCCGGTGATGATATCTTCACATTTGTTGCCGGAACCGGTCTAACCACGGATACGGTCAGCGGCGGCACGGGAACCGACACGGTGACGCTGACCGGCACCACCGCGGTGACGGCTACGCATTTCAACAATGTCAGCAATATCGAAGCGATTACGCTGCCGGATATGGTGAATACTTCGGTGGCTATTACCACCGTCAACGCACTGGTTGCTTCCGGCGCCACATTGACGTTATCGAATACGGCCAATGCAGGTGTCTTGACGTTTAACGGCGCCGCCGAAACCGACGGGCATTTTAAAATAACCGGCGGCTCCGGCAATGATACGATTACCGGCGGTTCCGGCAATGACACCCTTACCGGCGGCAGCGGTGGCGATAGCATTACCGCCGGTACCGGCAGCGATACGCTTTCCGGGGAATTGGGTAACGATACGTTCACGCTGGCGGCGGTCAGCGGATTGACGCAAGCGGATGTCATCGACGGCGGGGCGGGCAGTGACACGGTGGCGTTGACCGGCAACACGGCATTTACCGCCAGCAATGATTTTGACAATGTCAGCAACATCGAAACCATCACGCTGGCGAATACCAATACCGCCGTTTCAATAACGACCAAAGATACCCTGGTGGCTGCCGGGGCAACATTGACGCTTTCCACTTCCACTACGGGCGGTCTGACATTTAACGGTGCGGCGGAAACCGGCGGCGCTTTTAGCATCACCAGTAGCGGCGCATCCAATGACACGATTACGGGTGGCAGTGACGCCGACAGCATCACTTGCGGTACCGGCACGGATTCCATTGCGGGTGGCGGCGGTGACGATACCATCACATTTGCTGCAGGTACCGGTTTAACCACCGCGGATACCGTGGATGGCGGCAGTGGTGTGGATACCGTCGCATTGACCGGAACCACTGCGGTTGCGGCGACCAATTTTGATAATGTCAGTAATATCGAGGTGATCACCGTGGCAAACACCACGACGGCAGTGGCGATTACCACGAAAGATGCACTGGTTGCGGCAGGAGCTACGCTAACGTTGCAAGCGACTACCTTGACCAGCGGAGTGCTGACGTTTGACGGCAGTGCAGAAACCAACGGCACATTCATCATTACCGGTGGGGGTGCTGGAGATACCATCAAGGGCGGATCGGGTAACGATACGCTCGACGGTGGTGCGGGCAGTAACAATATTACGCCGGGTTTGGGTAATGATACGGTTACCAGCGGCTCCGGCAACGATATTTTTTCGTTCGCGGCGGTTGCCGGTTTAACCAGCGCTGACAGCGTCGATGGCGGTTCTGGCACGGATACCGTGGCACTGACTGGTAATATGGCATTCACTGCTGTCAATGATTTTGATGCCGTCAAAAATATCGAAGCCATTACGTTATCGAATACCAATACCGATGTATCCATTACCACTAAAGATACATTGGTTTCCGCAAGTGCTGCCTTAACCTTAACGAATGCAGCGAATTCCGGGGTTTTGACTTTCAACGGCAGCGCGGAAACCGACGGTACGTTCACCGTTAGCGGCGGTACCGGGAATGATGTCATTACCGGCGGTTCCGGTAATGACACGCTGAGCGGCGGAACCGGCAACGATACCCTGGTGGGCGGGAGCGGTAATGATACGATCACCAGCGGCGCCGGCAGTGACAGTATTACCGGGAATGGCGGCGCTGACAGCATAACGCTGGGCAGCAGCGCCAATGATAATACCCGGCAGACAATTATTTACAGCGCGGCAGCGGATGGCGCGGCCTCCGGTGCAAGCAGCGGCGCCGATTCGGTTATCCAATTCGATGCGAATGCCAACGATGCTACCGACGATTGGATTCAGATTATTTCTACATTAAAGGCGCTGCTCGATGACGATAGTGATAATAGTCTCGATTATTCAGCGGCGGATGGTGCCGATGGCGGCAACCAAGCCATCGTGGGAGGCGCCGATCAGGAAGCGACCGTGCTGGCGGATGCCGAAATTGAAATTGCGTTATCGGCATTCACCACACCCGGGCTGGCTAATGTCATCGCGGAGCTAAATGAAGAAATCGATTTCAGCGGTATTGCAACCGGAGGGGGACATCTGTTCATTCTCAATTTCTCCACAACACAATCGGCGGTGGTGTTGTATACCGCGGCTACCGGCGGGGATGATACCGTTGATGCTGCGGACCTGCAGGTCATGGGGATTGTTACACATAATGATGGTACCGGCCTGGCAGCTGGCAATCTGACATTTTAA